Proteins from a single region of Catenulispora acidiphila DSM 44928:
- a CDS encoding siderophore-interacting protein — MARTLHQFVVRRTERLNDHLIRVHLGGPGFAAFQPSEFTDSYVKLQVPGPDGDTTRTYTVRAVDTAAETIAIDFVYHGAEGVAGPWAAAARPGDAIGLSGPGGAYAPRADADWHLLAGDISALPAISAACAALPANAVGRVFVEVAGPADELDFARPEGVELTWLHTGGAEPGALLVEAVRAEPWRDGLVHVFIHGEAQAVMHNLRSYIRKERGVPADWASISGYWRRGRTEEGFRQWKRDLAEREAATVG, encoded by the coding sequence GTGGCCCGCACCCTTCACCAGTTCGTCGTGCGCCGCACGGAGCGCCTGAACGACCACCTGATCCGGGTGCACCTCGGCGGTCCCGGATTCGCGGCGTTCCAGCCCAGCGAATTCACCGACTCCTACGTCAAACTGCAGGTCCCCGGCCCGGACGGCGATACCACGCGCACCTACACGGTGCGCGCCGTGGATACCGCCGCCGAGACCATCGCGATCGACTTCGTCTACCACGGCGCGGAGGGCGTCGCGGGTCCCTGGGCCGCCGCCGCCCGGCCGGGCGACGCCATCGGGCTGTCCGGTCCCGGCGGCGCCTATGCCCCGCGCGCCGACGCCGACTGGCACCTGCTGGCCGGCGACATCTCGGCGCTGCCGGCGATCTCCGCCGCGTGCGCCGCGTTGCCGGCGAACGCCGTCGGCCGGGTCTTCGTCGAGGTCGCAGGTCCCGCCGACGAGCTCGATTTCGCGCGCCCCGAAGGCGTCGAGCTCACCTGGCTGCACACCGGCGGCGCCGAGCCGGGTGCCCTGCTGGTCGAGGCGGTCCGCGCCGAACCGTGGCGCGACGGACTGGTCCACGTCTTCATCCACGGCGAGGCGCAGGCGGTCATGCACAACCTGCGTTCCTACATCCGCAAGGAGCGCGGCGTCCCGGCCGATTGGGCGTCGATCTCCGGCTATTGGCGCCGCGGCCGCACCGAGGAGGGCTTCCGGCAGTGGAAGCGCGATCTCGCCGAGCGTGAGGCGGCGACGGTCGGGTAG
- a CDS encoding tetratricopeptide repeat protein — protein MGTAKTAAKLLADGTEALMAASFGQGDFGTAEDTLEQARQQAAAETDRHTEAAALDKLAMVLHYRALANDRDASHADAEEALFRQALAMQREIDDQAGVAESLFGIGLVHQVLRGDWAAAMPYYREALPLADQYADAYVRSECYRHLGFYYFAEEHDADTALKHLHTSQQLREEWGDARSIASGMHSIGQIELLADRHADAATHLRTAVELLQSAGVSGPRAEQAAEWLRRAEAGEPAPN, from the coding sequence ATGGGGACAGCTAAGACTGCTGCGAAACTTCTCGCAGACGGCACCGAGGCGCTGATGGCGGCCTCGTTCGGTCAGGGCGACTTCGGCACGGCCGAGGACACGCTGGAGCAGGCGCGTCAGCAGGCCGCGGCCGAAACGGACCGGCACACCGAGGCGGCAGCGTTGGACAAGCTGGCGATGGTGCTGCACTACCGCGCGCTGGCGAACGACCGCGACGCCTCGCACGCGGACGCCGAGGAGGCGCTGTTCCGGCAGGCACTGGCGATGCAGCGCGAGATCGACGATCAGGCCGGAGTCGCCGAGTCCCTGTTCGGCATCGGACTCGTCCATCAGGTTCTGCGCGGCGATTGGGCGGCAGCCATGCCCTACTACCGCGAAGCGCTCCCGCTGGCGGATCAGTATGCTGACGCCTACGTGCGATCCGAGTGCTACCGACACCTCGGCTTCTACTACTTCGCCGAAGAACATGATGCGGACACAGCCCTGAAGCACCTCCACACCTCGCAACAACTCCGCGAAGAGTGGGGCGACGCGCGATCGATCGCCAGCGGCATGCACTCCATCGGCCAAATCGAACTCCTCGCCGACCGCCACGCCGACGCCGCCACCCACCTCCGCACAGCCGTCGAACTGCTGCAAAGCGCAGGCGTCAGCGGCCCACGCGCCGAGCAAGCCGCCGAGTGGCTGCGGCGCGCTGAGGCAGGCGAACCCGCGCCGAACTAA
- a CDS encoding FAD-dependent monooxygenase, giving the protein MSEMETGIRTEIETEVVVVGAGPTGLMLACELALAGVDAVVLERLSARVEQVKGGAIQPRSAELLDQRGLLEALLARVIPRDAVGGHFATLPVPLDATVWNTRHPYPIGVPQWVIEEMLEERASAGGVRVLRERGVLAVEADADGVTVDAAGGLRVRSRYLVACDGGHSTVRKLLGLPFPGQPGTRPAVLTDISLSAVSSLVPQQAGHISTLMRHTEDYWSMLVPVGGDRYRFTFGPLLQSSEERDTPVTREEIAAALEAVYGPETVLSAVENASRFTDATRQVEQYRVGRVLFAGDAAHIHPPLGGQGLNLGVQDALNLGWKLAATLQDRAPEGLLDSYHTERHPVGAQVLRHTSAQRVLAELNPSHDVAALREIFIDLLRLPDANRYLAGLMSGLSLHYDLPGEHRLVGQLMPDAELVTDADSVYLSALQRTGHAIVLDLAKAVPDDFALPPRVDLVRAASVEDLGAAVVLIRPDGYVCWATDSPADCRDALRAAIAGSVAKAG; this is encoded by the coding sequence ATGAGCGAGATGGAGACTGGGATCCGGACCGAGATCGAGACCGAGGTCGTCGTGGTGGGAGCCGGTCCGACCGGCTTGATGCTGGCGTGCGAACTGGCTCTGGCCGGGGTGGACGCCGTGGTGCTGGAACGGTTGTCCGCACGTGTCGAGCAGGTCAAGGGCGGGGCGATCCAGCCGCGCAGCGCCGAATTGTTGGATCAGCGCGGGCTGCTGGAAGCCTTGCTGGCGCGGGTGATACCGCGCGACGCGGTCGGCGGCCACTTCGCGACGCTGCCGGTTCCGCTGGACGCCACGGTCTGGAACACGCGGCATCCGTATCCGATCGGCGTGCCGCAGTGGGTGATCGAGGAGATGCTGGAGGAGCGCGCGAGCGCCGGTGGTGTGCGGGTCCTGCGAGAGCGCGGGGTGCTCGCGGTTGAGGCGGATGCCGACGGCGTGACGGTCGACGCCGCCGGCGGGCTGCGGGTACGGTCGCGCTATCTCGTGGCGTGCGACGGCGGGCACAGCACGGTGCGCAAGCTGCTCGGGCTGCCGTTTCCCGGGCAGCCGGGAACGCGTCCGGCGGTGTTGACCGACATCAGCCTGTCCGCCGTTTCCTCCTTGGTGCCGCAGCAGGCTGGGCACATCAGTACTTTGATGCGCCATACCGAGGACTACTGGTCGATGTTGGTTCCGGTCGGGGGTGATCGGTATCGGTTCACCTTCGGGCCCTTGCTTCAGTCGTCGGAGGAGCGGGACACTCCCGTCACTCGCGAGGAGATCGCTGCTGCGCTGGAGGCTGTGTACGGTCCCGAGACGGTCCTGAGCGCCGTCGAGAACGCCTCCCGCTTCACCGACGCGACGCGGCAGGTGGAGCAGTACCGCGTCGGCCGCGTCCTGTTCGCCGGCGACGCCGCGCACATCCACCCGCCGCTCGGCGGGCAGGGACTGAACTTGGGCGTCCAGGACGCGCTCAACCTCGGGTGGAAGCTGGCCGCGACGCTTCAGGACCGCGCGCCGGAAGGGCTGCTGGACAGCTACCACACCGAGCGCCATCCGGTCGGCGCACAGGTGCTGCGGCACACGTCGGCGCAGCGTGTCCTGGCCGAGCTGAATCCGAGCCACGACGTCGCCGCGCTGCGCGAGATCTTCATCGACCTCCTGCGGCTGCCGGACGCCAACCGGTATCTCGCCGGGCTGATGTCAGGGCTCTCATTGCACTACGACCTGCCGGGCGAGCATCGGCTTGTTGGGCAGCTGATGCCGGACGCCGAGCTCGTCACCGACGCGGATTCCGTGTACCTGTCGGCACTTCAGCGCACGGGACACGCCATCGTGCTCGATCTTGCCAAGGCTGTGCCGGACGATTTCGCGTTGCCGCCTCGGGTCGATCTCGTGCGGGCCGCGAGTGTGGAAGACCTTGGCGCCGCGGTCGTGCTGATCCGTCCTGATGGGTATGTCTGCTGGGCCACGGACAGTCCCGCCGATTGCCGCGACGCGCTGCGTGCTGCGATCGCCGGCAGCGTAGCGAAGGCGGGTTAG
- a CDS encoding IclR family transcriptional regulator, producing the protein MSSTILDPASAPQAGGRGVLESAFALLGALEQTGAAGVTRLAAECGLPKTTAHRLLEQLSSLGAVERSRGGYRIGARVFQLGHSWQPYRALRAAVREPMRRLAAATGVTVTVNVLRNGEDMIVDWTAGRDGLPVPLRSGGTWPWNTAAGKALAAGRHAGTTDSSPRIPFPASASWRREVATIRERGVAFDREEVVSGVCCAAVPLHGAPGTPIAALCVITDPSHNLDRLAGALQNAGRAAGAALRESPSGT; encoded by the coding sequence ATGTCCTCTACGATTTTGGATCCCGCGTCCGCGCCACAAGCCGGCGGACGCGGTGTTCTGGAAAGCGCGTTCGCCTTGTTGGGCGCGTTGGAGCAGACCGGCGCGGCCGGCGTGACCCGCCTGGCCGCCGAGTGCGGGCTGCCGAAGACCACGGCGCACCGCCTTCTGGAGCAGCTGAGCAGCCTCGGCGCGGTGGAGCGCAGCCGGGGCGGCTACCGGATCGGCGCCCGGGTGTTCCAGCTCGGACACTCCTGGCAGCCCTACCGCGCACTGCGCGCGGCGGTCCGCGAGCCGATGCGGCGCCTGGCGGCGGCGACCGGGGTGACGGTGACCGTCAATGTCCTGCGAAACGGCGAGGACATGATCGTCGACTGGACGGCGGGCCGCGACGGGCTCCCGGTTCCGCTGCGCAGCGGGGGAACCTGGCCGTGGAACACCGCTGCCGGCAAGGCACTGGCCGCCGGAAGACACGCCGGAACCACGGACTCCTCACCAAGAATCCCTTTCCCAGCCTCAGCATCCTGGCGCCGCGAGGTCGCGACGATCCGAGAACGCGGCGTCGCCTTCGACCGCGAGGAAGTGGTATCAGGGGTCTGTTGCGCGGCGGTACCACTCCACGGCGCACCCGGCACTCCGATCGCCGCCCTGTGCGTGATCACCGACCCCTCCCACAACCTCGACCGCCTCGCCGGCGCCCTCCAGAACGCGGGCCGGGCGGCAGGCGCGGCCCTCCGCGAGAGCCCATCCGGGACATGA
- a CDS encoding TetR/AcrR family transcriptional regulator, whose translation MDGTPGLRERKKQRTHAAISDAAIGLFLEHGFDAVSVAQVAEAAEVSKRTLFAYFPAKEDLVVHRLADHETENARVVRNRPPETAPLTALREHFLRGLETRDPVTGLNDLPPVRRLYRLILDTPALVARMERFKNGAERELAAALRETADVPELTARLAAVQIVAVHWELAKDNADRLAHGEDADARHTGAVADAEHAFALLENGLRDLADVP comes from the coding sequence GTGGACGGCACGCCAGGCCTGCGCGAGCGCAAGAAACAGCGGACTCACGCGGCGATCTCCGACGCCGCGATCGGGCTCTTCCTCGAGCACGGCTTCGACGCGGTCTCCGTGGCGCAGGTAGCCGAGGCCGCCGAGGTGTCCAAGCGGACGCTGTTCGCCTATTTCCCGGCGAAGGAAGACCTCGTCGTTCACCGCCTGGCCGACCACGAGACCGAGAACGCGCGCGTCGTCCGGAACCGTCCGCCGGAGACCGCCCCGCTGACCGCACTGCGCGAACACTTCCTGCGCGGGCTCGAGACACGCGACCCGGTCACCGGGCTCAACGACCTCCCGCCGGTGCGCAGGCTCTACCGGCTCATCCTCGACACACCCGCGCTGGTCGCCAGGATGGAGCGGTTCAAAAACGGCGCCGAGCGCGAACTCGCCGCCGCGCTGCGGGAGACGGCCGACGTCCCGGAACTCACCGCGCGGCTCGCCGCCGTCCAGATCGTCGCAGTGCACTGGGAACTGGCGAAGGACAACGCCGACCGGCTGGCGCACGGCGAGGACGCCGACGCGCGCCACACCGGCGCGGTGGCCGACGCCGAGCACGCTTTCGCGTTGCTGGAAAACGGATTGCGGGACCTGGCCGACGTGCCGTGA
- a CDS encoding AraC-like ligand-binding domain-containing protein: protein MPQRWSTMDVPKTAQFARWRELICEAFLALTPESDLRDGFAGTVAQRQLAELSIARITSQRQHVRRTTRDIDRSAYQGYYVNLQIRGSSLMTQDGRSTVLHPGDLAVVDTTRPFAFDFQDDFQQLSLYAPKALLLPGSGTPVTTATRVATAAGPGAAVRHALLSLTSGDLSEDTAARLAAHACGILSIALDQQTEPDPRSTPLRQDRLHAAALADIDEHLTDADLSAAAVAARLGVSVRLLYSVFAGRRHSFASEVRRRRLDHTWRDLRDPARTHLCVIDIAVAAGFADVTSFHRAFRREYGRTPAQVRRAALGGVADDGDGEGALRSPALTNMA, encoded by the coding sequence ATGCCACAGCGCTGGTCGACGATGGACGTGCCCAAAACCGCGCAGTTCGCGCGCTGGCGGGAGCTGATCTGCGAGGCGTTCCTGGCGCTGACGCCGGAATCGGACCTGCGCGACGGGTTCGCCGGGACGGTGGCCCAGCGGCAGCTGGCCGAGCTGAGCATCGCGCGCATCACCTCGCAGCGGCAGCACGTGCGGCGCACGACGCGGGACATCGACCGCTCGGCGTATCAGGGTTATTACGTGAACCTCCAGATCCGCGGCAGCAGTCTGATGACCCAGGACGGCCGCTCCACCGTGCTGCACCCGGGCGACCTCGCCGTCGTGGACACCACCCGGCCCTTCGCCTTCGACTTCCAGGACGACTTCCAGCAGCTCTCCCTCTACGCGCCGAAAGCCTTGCTGCTGCCCGGATCCGGCACACCGGTCACCACCGCGACCCGCGTCGCCACCGCCGCCGGTCCCGGCGCCGCCGTCCGCCACGCACTGCTCAGCCTCACCTCCGGCGACCTGTCCGAGGACACCGCCGCCCGCCTCGCCGCCCACGCCTGCGGCATCCTGTCCATCGCCCTGGACCAGCAGACCGAACCCGACCCGCGCTCCACTCCCCTGCGCCAGGACCGGCTGCACGCCGCCGCCCTCGCCGACATCGACGAGCACCTCACCGACGCCGACCTGTCCGCTGCCGCCGTAGCCGCCCGCCTGGGCGTCTCAGTCCGCCTGCTCTACTCGGTCTTCGCCGGCCGCCGCCACAGCTTCGCCTCCGAAGTCCGCCGCCGCCGCCTCGACCACACCTGGCGCGACCTCCGGGACCCGGCGCGCACCCACCTGTGCGTCATCGACATCGCGGTGGCGGCCGGGTTCGCCGACGTGACCAGCTTCCATCGGGCCTTCCGACGGGAGTACGGACGGACGCCGGCGCAGGTGCGGCGCGCTGCTTTGGGCGGGGTTGCCGATGACGGGGATGGCGAGGGGGCGCTGCGGTCCCCCGCGTTGACAAACATGGCCTGA
- a CDS encoding glycoside hydrolase family 88/105 protein, translating into MRRSTHRSLRHALLMLLAAALAAVGAVGAVPAKAATTTDWSAAVVKSTMQRFTPSSIGGWSYPVGLYLYGQYQVYQRTHDPSYLAYLKSWVDRFVSSDGTIDQSFDSLDSMLAGRLLIILHHETGQAKYATAAAKIYNRLATYPRTADGGFWHADTSSRAHQLWDDGLYMVVPFLDEYGKEFGNSQATDAEAVKQLTVYANHLQQSDGLLQHAYDESKKASWADKTTGLSVEQWCRANGWYGMALVTTLDDIPATQPGRATLLTDLNKFAAGLQKYQDPATGRWFQVIDKPTSAGNWTETSCSSMNAYTLSRAAQQGYIDSHYSAVAAKAYQGVLARISLSKGLTNLTNISVGTNVGDYSYYIGRTQATNDFHGLGSFLIMNEQFVRAGGS; encoded by the coding sequence ATGCGAAGATCCACCCACCGAAGCCTGCGCCACGCCCTGCTCATGCTGCTCGCGGCCGCCTTGGCCGCGGTCGGCGCAGTCGGCGCGGTCCCGGCCAAAGCCGCGACGACCACCGACTGGTCGGCCGCGGTGGTCAAGTCGACGATGCAGCGCTTCACGCCCAGCAGCATCGGCGGCTGGTCCTACCCCGTCGGCCTCTACCTCTACGGCCAGTACCAGGTCTACCAGCGCACCCACGATCCGTCGTATCTGGCATATCTGAAGTCCTGGGTCGACCGGTTCGTCTCCTCCGACGGCACCATCGACCAGAGCTTCGACAGCCTGGACAGCATGCTTGCCGGACGGCTGCTGATCATCCTGCACCACGAGACCGGCCAGGCTAAGTACGCCACCGCGGCGGCCAAGATCTACAACCGGCTCGCCACCTACCCGCGCACGGCCGACGGCGGGTTCTGGCACGCCGACACCTCCTCGCGCGCCCACCAGCTGTGGGATGACGGCCTGTACATGGTCGTGCCCTTTCTGGACGAGTACGGCAAAGAGTTCGGCAACTCTCAGGCCACTGACGCCGAGGCGGTCAAGCAGCTCACCGTCTACGCGAACCACCTGCAGCAGTCCGACGGTCTACTCCAGCATGCCTACGACGAGTCGAAGAAGGCCAGCTGGGCCGACAAGACCACCGGCCTGTCGGTGGAGCAGTGGTGCCGCGCCAACGGCTGGTACGGCATGGCGCTGGTGACCACGCTCGACGACATCCCGGCGACCCAGCCGGGCCGGGCCACGCTGCTGACCGATCTGAACAAGTTCGCCGCCGGTCTGCAGAAGTACCAGGACCCTGCGACAGGCCGCTGGTTCCAGGTGATCGACAAGCCGACGTCCGCCGGCAACTGGACCGAGACCTCGTGCTCCAGCATGAACGCCTACACGCTCTCTCGCGCGGCCCAGCAGGGCTACATCGATTCGCACTACTCGGCCGTCGCGGCGAAGGCCTATCAGGGCGTGCTCGCGCGGATCTCGCTGAGCAAGGGACTGACGAATCTGACGAACATCTCGGTCGGGACCAACGTCGGCGACTACTCGTACTACATCGGACGCACGCAGGCCACGAACGACTTCCACGGCCTGGGCTCCTTCCTGATCATGAACGAGCAGTTCGTAAGAGCAGGAGGTTCCTGA